From the genome of Zalophus californianus isolate mZalCal1 chromosome 6, mZalCal1.pri.v2, whole genome shotgun sequence, one region includes:
- the REC8 gene encoding meiotic recombination protein REC8 homolog isoform X2: MPGLPRPRFSLYLSAQLQIGVIRVYSQQCQYLVEDIQHILERLHRAQLQIRIDMVETELPSLLLPNRLAMMETLEDAPDPFFGMMSVDPALPSPFSIPQVRQLLEAVSPERELEEAPPEVPMEPKKPDRVPVTVLSPEAITLQEAEPILMLPIEGERDLPEVSRRDLDLLIAEEDEAILLEERREAEEEPRALERERAVPPLSPPALAPVEEAAEPLPVPAPEEVKPVGWEPEALLAEVTPPPELRLPAPLSPERLRPPVPPAPRSPPARRRRRQLVFWDKETQISREKFQEQLQTRAHCWECPKVQPPERTTRSPMELFRTPTHSGWLPPELLALWTRCAQPPPGALRRRPPPEPEEEAEREVAAEEERISDIEVPREAQEPSGPLMLSAELSLEAAEEEKSRVSLVPPEERWAWAEAEQLEPPALPAVPEVPELPLELPPEPELLSPEAVCRAVAQELQANREPDFGSLVSPVSPRRMAARVFYLLLVLAAQQILRLEQEKPYGRLLILLGPRFHCG; this comes from the exons ATGCCTGGCCTGCCTCggccccgcttctccctctatctgTCAGCCCAGCTGCAGATCGGCGTGATCCGGGTCTACTCGCAACAATGCCAGTACCTCGTAG AGGACATCCAGCACATCCTGGAGCGCCTGCACCGCGCCCAGCTGCAGATCCGCATTGATATGGTGGAGACTGAGCT ACCCAGCTTGCTGCTCCCTAACCGCCTGGCCATGATGGAGACCCTGGAAGATGCTCCAGACCCCTTTTTTGGGATGATGTCTGTGGATCCCGCACTTCCCAGCCCCTTCAGTATCCCTCAG GTTCGACAGCTCCTAGAGGCTGTAAGCCCGGAGAGAGAGCTTGAGGAGGCGCCTCCTGAAGTCCCCATGGAGCCTAAGAAGCCTG ACAGGGTCCCGGTCACTGTGCTGTCTCCAGAGGCCATCACCCTCCAGGAGGCGGAGCCCATCCTCATGCTGCCCATCGAG GGTGAACGGGACCTCCCAGAGGTCAGCCGCCGAGACCTGGACCTGCTGATTGCTGAGGAAGACGAAGCTATCCTGTTAGAGGAACGGCGAG AGGCCGAGGAGGAGCCCCGGgctctggagagggagagagctgtACCCCCGCTCTCACCACCAGCTCTTGCACC GGTGGAAGAGGCCGCAGAGCCACTTCCGGTCCCGGCCCCCGAGGAGGTGAAGCCAGTAGGCTGGGAGCCCGAGGCCCTGCTTGCTG AGGTGACCCCCCCGCCGGAGCTGCGCCTGCCGGCCCCGCTCAGCCCAGAG AGGCTGCGGCCCCCGGTGCCCCCTGCTCCCCGGAGTCCACctgctcgccgccgccgccgccagttAGTGTTCTGGGACAAGGAGACTCAGATCTCCCGGGAGAAGTTCCAGGAACAACTGCAAACCAGAGCCCACTGCTGGGAGTGT CCGAAGGTGCAGCCTCCCGAAAGGACCACCAGGAGCCCCATGGAGCTATTCCGAACACCAACTCACT ctggcTGGCTCCCCCCAGAACTGCTGGCCCTGTGGACCCGCTGTGCCCAGCCACCCCCAGGAGCACTCAGGCGAAGGCCACCCCCGGAGCctgaggaggaggctgagagGGAGGTGGCAGCTGAGGAGGAAAGGATCAGCGATATCGAG GTCCCAAGAGAGGCCCAGGAGCCCAGCGGGCCCCTCATGCTGTCTGCAG aGCTCTCTCTCGAGGCGGCCGAGGAAGAGAAGTCCCGCGTCAGCCTCGTCCCCCCGGAAGAACGGTG GGCCTGGGCCGAGGCCGAGCAGCTGGAGCCCCCTGCGCTGCCCGCGGTGCCCGAGGTCCCGGAGCTGCCCCTGGAGCTGCCCCCGGAGCCCGAGCTGCTGTCGCCGGAGGCTGTGTGCAG GGCAGTGGCCCAGGAGCTGCAGGccaacagggagcccgactttGGCAGCCTGGTGTCCCCCGTCAGCCCCCGCCGGATGGCCGCCCGGGTCTTCTACCTGCTCCTGG TGCTTGCAGCGCAACAGATCCTCCGCCTGGAACAAGAGAAGCCATACGGGCGCCTCCTGATCCTGCTGGGGCCCCGATTCCACTGCGGTTAG
- the REC8 gene encoding meiotic recombination protein REC8 homolog isoform X3: protein MPVPRRPSLLLPNRLAMMETLEDAPDPFFGMMSVDPALPSPFSIPQVRQLLEAVSPERELEEAPPEVPMEPKKPDRVPVTVLSPEAITLQEAEPILMLPIEGERDLPEVSRRDLDLLIAEEDEAILLEERREAEEEPRALERERAVPPLSPPALAPVEEAAEPLPVPAPEEVKPVGWEPEALLAEVTPPPELRLPAPLSPERLRPPVPPAPRSPPARRRRRQLVFWDKETQISREKFQEQLQTRAHCWECPKVQPPERTTRSPMELFRTPTHSGWLPPELLALWTRCAQPPPGALRRRPPPEPEEEAEREVAAEEERISDIEVPREAQEPSGPLMLSAELSLEAAEEEKSRVSLVPPEERWAWAEAEQLEPPALPAVPEVPELPLELPPEPELLSPEAVCRAVAQELQANREPDFGSLVSPVSPRRMAARVFYLLLVLAAQQILRLEQEKPYGRLLILLGPRFHCG, encoded by the exons ATGCCAGTACCTCGTAG ACCCAGCTTGCTGCTCCCTAACCGCCTGGCCATGATGGAGACCCTGGAAGATGCTCCAGACCCCTTTTTTGGGATGATGTCTGTGGATCCCGCACTTCCCAGCCCCTTCAGTATCCCTCAG GTTCGACAGCTCCTAGAGGCTGTAAGCCCGGAGAGAGAGCTTGAGGAGGCGCCTCCTGAAGTCCCCATGGAGCCTAAGAAGCCTG ACAGGGTCCCGGTCACTGTGCTGTCTCCAGAGGCCATCACCCTCCAGGAGGCGGAGCCCATCCTCATGCTGCCCATCGAG GGTGAACGGGACCTCCCAGAGGTCAGCCGCCGAGACCTGGACCTGCTGATTGCTGAGGAAGACGAAGCTATCCTGTTAGAGGAACGGCGAG AGGCCGAGGAGGAGCCCCGGgctctggagagggagagagctgtACCCCCGCTCTCACCACCAGCTCTTGCACC GGTGGAAGAGGCCGCAGAGCCACTTCCGGTCCCGGCCCCCGAGGAGGTGAAGCCAGTAGGCTGGGAGCCCGAGGCCCTGCTTGCTG AGGTGACCCCCCCGCCGGAGCTGCGCCTGCCGGCCCCGCTCAGCCCAGAG AGGCTGCGGCCCCCGGTGCCCCCTGCTCCCCGGAGTCCACctgctcgccgccgccgccgccagttAGTGTTCTGGGACAAGGAGACTCAGATCTCCCGGGAGAAGTTCCAGGAACAACTGCAAACCAGAGCCCACTGCTGGGAGTGT CCGAAGGTGCAGCCTCCCGAAAGGACCACCAGGAGCCCCATGGAGCTATTCCGAACACCAACTCACT ctggcTGGCTCCCCCCAGAACTGCTGGCCCTGTGGACCCGCTGTGCCCAGCCACCCCCAGGAGCACTCAGGCGAAGGCCACCCCCGGAGCctgaggaggaggctgagagGGAGGTGGCAGCTGAGGAGGAAAGGATCAGCGATATCGAG GTCCCAAGAGAGGCCCAGGAGCCCAGCGGGCCCCTCATGCTGTCTGCAG aGCTCTCTCTCGAGGCGGCCGAGGAAGAGAAGTCCCGCGTCAGCCTCGTCCCCCCGGAAGAACGGTG GGCCTGGGCCGAGGCCGAGCAGCTGGAGCCCCCTGCGCTGCCCGCGGTGCCCGAGGTCCCGGAGCTGCCCCTGGAGCTGCCCCCGGAGCCCGAGCTGCTGTCGCCGGAGGCTGTGTGCAG GGCAGTGGCCCAGGAGCTGCAGGccaacagggagcccgactttGGCAGCCTGGTGTCCCCCGTCAGCCCCCGCCGGATGGCCGCCCGGGTCTTCTACCTGCTCCTGG TGCTTGCAGCGCAACAGATCCTCCGCCTGGAACAAGAGAAGCCATACGGGCGCCTCCTGATCCTGCTGGGGCCCCGATTCCACTGCGGTTAG
- the REC8 gene encoding meiotic recombination protein REC8 homolog isoform X1, with product MFYYPNVLQRHTGCFATIWLAATRGSRLVKREYLKVNVVKTCEEILDYVLVRVQPPMPGLPRPRFSLYLSAQLQIGVIRVYSQQCQYLVEDIQHILERLHRAQLQIRIDMVETELPSLLLPNRLAMMETLEDAPDPFFGMMSVDPALPSPFSIPQVRQLLEAVSPERELEEAPPEVPMEPKKPDRVPVTVLSPEAITLQEAEPILMLPIEGERDLPEVSRRDLDLLIAEEDEAILLEERREAEEEPRALERERAVPPLSPPALAPVEEAAEPLPVPAPEEVKPVGWEPEALLAEVTPPPELRLPAPLSPERLRPPVPPAPRSPPARRRRRQLVFWDKETQISREKFQEQLQTRAHCWECPKVQPPERTTRSPMELFRTPTHSGWLPPELLALWTRCAQPPPGALRRRPPPEPEEEAEREVAAEEERISDIEVPREAQEPSGPLMLSAELSLEAAEEEKSRVSLVPPEERWAWAEAEQLEPPALPAVPEVPELPLELPPEPELLSPEAVCRAVAQELQANREPDFGSLVSPVSPRRMAARVFYLLLVLAAQQILRLEQEKPYGRLLILLGPRFHCG from the exons ATGTTCTACTATCCCAACGTGCTTCAGCGCCATACTGGCTGCTTCGCCACCATCTG gctGGCAGCGACCCGCGGCAGCCGGTTGGTGAAACGGGAGTACCTGAAGGTGAACGTGGTGAAGACCTG tgaggAGATCCTCGATTATGTGCTGGTCCGAGTTCAGCCCCCGATGCCTGGCCTGCCTCggccccgcttctccctctatctgTCAGCCCAGCTGCAGATCGGCGTGATCCGGGTCTACTCGCAACAATGCCAGTACCTCGTAG AGGACATCCAGCACATCCTGGAGCGCCTGCACCGCGCCCAGCTGCAGATCCGCATTGATATGGTGGAGACTGAGCT ACCCAGCTTGCTGCTCCCTAACCGCCTGGCCATGATGGAGACCCTGGAAGATGCTCCAGACCCCTTTTTTGGGATGATGTCTGTGGATCCCGCACTTCCCAGCCCCTTCAGTATCCCTCAG GTTCGACAGCTCCTAGAGGCTGTAAGCCCGGAGAGAGAGCTTGAGGAGGCGCCTCCTGAAGTCCCCATGGAGCCTAAGAAGCCTG ACAGGGTCCCGGTCACTGTGCTGTCTCCAGAGGCCATCACCCTCCAGGAGGCGGAGCCCATCCTCATGCTGCCCATCGAG GGTGAACGGGACCTCCCAGAGGTCAGCCGCCGAGACCTGGACCTGCTGATTGCTGAGGAAGACGAAGCTATCCTGTTAGAGGAACGGCGAG AGGCCGAGGAGGAGCCCCGGgctctggagagggagagagctgtACCCCCGCTCTCACCACCAGCTCTTGCACC GGTGGAAGAGGCCGCAGAGCCACTTCCGGTCCCGGCCCCCGAGGAGGTGAAGCCAGTAGGCTGGGAGCCCGAGGCCCTGCTTGCTG AGGTGACCCCCCCGCCGGAGCTGCGCCTGCCGGCCCCGCTCAGCCCAGAG AGGCTGCGGCCCCCGGTGCCCCCTGCTCCCCGGAGTCCACctgctcgccgccgccgccgccagttAGTGTTCTGGGACAAGGAGACTCAGATCTCCCGGGAGAAGTTCCAGGAACAACTGCAAACCAGAGCCCACTGCTGGGAGTGT CCGAAGGTGCAGCCTCCCGAAAGGACCACCAGGAGCCCCATGGAGCTATTCCGAACACCAACTCACT ctggcTGGCTCCCCCCAGAACTGCTGGCCCTGTGGACCCGCTGTGCCCAGCCACCCCCAGGAGCACTCAGGCGAAGGCCACCCCCGGAGCctgaggaggaggctgagagGGAGGTGGCAGCTGAGGAGGAAAGGATCAGCGATATCGAG GTCCCAAGAGAGGCCCAGGAGCCCAGCGGGCCCCTCATGCTGTCTGCAG aGCTCTCTCTCGAGGCGGCCGAGGAAGAGAAGTCCCGCGTCAGCCTCGTCCCCCCGGAAGAACGGTG GGCCTGGGCCGAGGCCGAGCAGCTGGAGCCCCCTGCGCTGCCCGCGGTGCCCGAGGTCCCGGAGCTGCCCCTGGAGCTGCCCCCGGAGCCCGAGCTGCTGTCGCCGGAGGCTGTGTGCAG GGCAGTGGCCCAGGAGCTGCAGGccaacagggagcccgactttGGCAGCCTGGTGTCCCCCGTCAGCCCCCGCCGGATGGCCGCCCGGGTCTTCTACCTGCTCCTGG TGCTTGCAGCGCAACAGATCCTCCGCCTGGAACAAGAGAAGCCATACGGGCGCCTCCTGATCCTGCTGGGGCCCCGATTCCACTGCGGTTAG
- the IRF9 gene encoding interferon regulatory factor 9 isoform X2, translating to MASGRARCTRKLRNWVVEQVESGQFPGVCWDDAAKTMFRIPWKHAGKQDFREDQDAAFFKAWAIFKGKFKEGDTEGPAIWKTRLRCAFNKSPEFEEVPENAHRDGAEPYKVYRLLPPSGTLPAQPGTQKSPSKRHHSSVSSEKEEEEGTTKNGTDTTEAPFQGDQVSLEYLPPPDSDYSLLLTFIYGGRVVGEAQVQSLDCRLVAEPSGSQCGMEQVVFPKPDPREPTQRLLSQIERGVLVASNSRGLFVQRLCPIPVSWNAPQAPPGPGPHLLPSNECVELFRTNYFCRDLARYFQGLGPPPKFQVTLNFWEESPSPNHTPKSLITVQMEQAFARHLLEETPEEQAATLSLLQSLGDPSSSSPLCSSYLL from the exons ATGGCATCAGGCAGGGCACGCTGCACCCGAAAGCTGCGGAACTGGGTGGTGGAGCAAGTGGAGAGCGGGCAGTTCCCTGGGGTGTGCTGGGACGATGCAGCCAAGACCATGTTCCGGATCCCCTGGAAGCACGCGGGCAAGCAGGACTTCCGGGAGGACCAGGATGCCGCCTTCTTCAAG GCCTGGGCGATATTTAAGGGGAAGTTCAAGGAAGGGGACACGGAAGGCCCGGCTATCTGGAAGACTCGTCTGCGCTGTGCCTTCAACAAGAGTCCTGAATTTGAGGAGGTTCCTGAGAATGCCCATAGGGATGGAGCTGAGCCCTACAAGGTGTATCGGCTGCTGCCGCCATCAGGGACCCTCCCCG CCCAGCCGGGGACCCAGAAATCACCATCAAAGCGACACCACAGTTCTGTGTCCtctgagaaggaggaggaggagggtacTACAAAGAATG GTACAGACACAACTGAAGCCCCTTTCCAAGGAGATCAGGTGTCACTGGAGTATCTGCCCCCTCCAGACTCAG ACTACTCGCTGCTGCTCACCTTCATCTACGGCGGGCGCGTGGTGGGTGAAGCGCAGGTGCAGAGCCTGGACTGCCGCCTCGTGGCCGAGCCCTCAGGCTCCCAGTGCGGAATGGAGCAGGTGGTCTTTCCCAAGCCTGACCCACGAGAGCCCACCCAACGCCTGCTAAGCCAGATCGAGAGGGGCGTCCTGGTAGCCAGCAACTCCCGGGGCCTCTTCGTGCAGCGCCTCTGCCCCATCCCCGTCTCCTGGAATGCGCCCCAGGCACCACCCGGTCCAGGCCCGCATCTGCTGCCCAGCAATGAGTGCGTGGAGCTCTTCAGAACCAACTACTTCTGCAGAG ACTTGGCCAGGTACTTCCAGGGCCTGGGTCCCCCACCCAAGTTCCAGGTGACACTGAATTTCTGGGAGGAGAGCCCCAGCCCCAACCATACCCCAAAGAGTCTTATCACAGTGCAG ATGGAGCAGGCCTTTGCCCGACATTTATTGGAGGAGACTCCAGAGGAGCAGGCAGCCACTCTGTCCCTGCTGCAGAGCCTGGGGGAcccatcttcctcctctcctctctgttcctcctaTCTCCTTTGA
- the IRF9 gene encoding interferon regulatory factor 9 isoform X3 produces the protein MASGRARCTRKLRNWVVEQVESGQFPGVCWDDAAKTMFRIPWKHAGKQDFREDQDAAFFKAWAIFKGKFKEGDTEGPAIWKTRLRCAFNKSPEFEEVPENAHRDGAEPYKVYRLLPPSGTLPGTDTTEAPFQGDQVSLEYLPPPDSDYSLLLTFIYGGRVVGEAQVQSLDCRLVAEPSGSQCGMEQVVFPKPDPREPTQRLLSQIERGVLVASNSRGLFVQRLCPIPVSWNAPQAPPGPGPHLLPSNECVELFRTNYFCRDLARYFQGLGPPPKFQVTLNFWEESPSPNHTPKSLITVQMEQAFARHLLEETPEEQAATLSLLQSLGDPSSSSPLCSSYLL, from the exons ATGGCATCAGGCAGGGCACGCTGCACCCGAAAGCTGCGGAACTGGGTGGTGGAGCAAGTGGAGAGCGGGCAGTTCCCTGGGGTGTGCTGGGACGATGCAGCCAAGACCATGTTCCGGATCCCCTGGAAGCACGCGGGCAAGCAGGACTTCCGGGAGGACCAGGATGCCGCCTTCTTCAAG GCCTGGGCGATATTTAAGGGGAAGTTCAAGGAAGGGGACACGGAAGGCCCGGCTATCTGGAAGACTCGTCTGCGCTGTGCCTTCAACAAGAGTCCTGAATTTGAGGAGGTTCCTGAGAATGCCCATAGGGATGGAGCTGAGCCCTACAAGGTGTATCGGCTGCTGCCGCCATCAGGGACCCTCCCCG GTACAGACACAACTGAAGCCCCTTTCCAAGGAGATCAGGTGTCACTGGAGTATCTGCCCCCTCCAGACTCAG ACTACTCGCTGCTGCTCACCTTCATCTACGGCGGGCGCGTGGTGGGTGAAGCGCAGGTGCAGAGCCTGGACTGCCGCCTCGTGGCCGAGCCCTCAGGCTCCCAGTGCGGAATGGAGCAGGTGGTCTTTCCCAAGCCTGACCCACGAGAGCCCACCCAACGCCTGCTAAGCCAGATCGAGAGGGGCGTCCTGGTAGCCAGCAACTCCCGGGGCCTCTTCGTGCAGCGCCTCTGCCCCATCCCCGTCTCCTGGAATGCGCCCCAGGCACCACCCGGTCCAGGCCCGCATCTGCTGCCCAGCAATGAGTGCGTGGAGCTCTTCAGAACCAACTACTTCTGCAGAG ACTTGGCCAGGTACTTCCAGGGCCTGGGTCCCCCACCCAAGTTCCAGGTGACACTGAATTTCTGGGAGGAGAGCCCCAGCCCCAACCATACCCCAAAGAGTCTTATCACAGTGCAG ATGGAGCAGGCCTTTGCCCGACATTTATTGGAGGAGACTCCAGAGGAGCAGGCAGCCACTCTGTCCCTGCTGCAGAGCCTGGGGGAcccatcttcctcctctcctctctgttcctcctaTCTCCTTTGA
- the IRF9 gene encoding interferon regulatory factor 9 isoform X1 produces MASGRARCTRKLRNWVVEQVESGQFPGVCWDDAAKTMFRIPWKHAGKQDFREDQDAAFFKAWAIFKGKFKEGDTEGPAIWKTRLRCAFNKSPEFEEVPENAHRDGAEPYKVYRLLPPSGTLPAQPGTQKSPSKRHHSSVSSEKEEEEGTTKNGKLSPSLVKNPLRNEEVGANGGAGHLNFGSSSGSSSSPKPQEGTDTTEAPFQGDQVSLEYLPPPDSDYSLLLTFIYGGRVVGEAQVQSLDCRLVAEPSGSQCGMEQVVFPKPDPREPTQRLLSQIERGVLVASNSRGLFVQRLCPIPVSWNAPQAPPGPGPHLLPSNECVELFRTNYFCRDLARYFQGLGPPPKFQVTLNFWEESPSPNHTPKSLITVQMEQAFARHLLEETPEEQAATLSLLQSLGDPSSSSPLCSSYLL; encoded by the exons ATGGCATCAGGCAGGGCACGCTGCACCCGAAAGCTGCGGAACTGGGTGGTGGAGCAAGTGGAGAGCGGGCAGTTCCCTGGGGTGTGCTGGGACGATGCAGCCAAGACCATGTTCCGGATCCCCTGGAAGCACGCGGGCAAGCAGGACTTCCGGGAGGACCAGGATGCCGCCTTCTTCAAG GCCTGGGCGATATTTAAGGGGAAGTTCAAGGAAGGGGACACGGAAGGCCCGGCTATCTGGAAGACTCGTCTGCGCTGTGCCTTCAACAAGAGTCCTGAATTTGAGGAGGTTCCTGAGAATGCCCATAGGGATGGAGCTGAGCCCTACAAGGTGTATCGGCTGCTGCCGCCATCAGGGACCCTCCCCG CCCAGCCGGGGACCCAGAAATCACCATCAAAGCGACACCACAGTTCTGTGTCCtctgagaaggaggaggaggagggtacTACAAAGAATGGCAAGCTCAGCCCCTCCTTGGTTAAGAATCCCCTCAGAAAT gaggaggtgggggccaATGGGGGAGCAGGCCATTTGAACTTTGggagcagcagcggcagcagcagcagccccaAGCCTCAGGAAG GTACAGACACAACTGAAGCCCCTTTCCAAGGAGATCAGGTGTCACTGGAGTATCTGCCCCCTCCAGACTCAG ACTACTCGCTGCTGCTCACCTTCATCTACGGCGGGCGCGTGGTGGGTGAAGCGCAGGTGCAGAGCCTGGACTGCCGCCTCGTGGCCGAGCCCTCAGGCTCCCAGTGCGGAATGGAGCAGGTGGTCTTTCCCAAGCCTGACCCACGAGAGCCCACCCAACGCCTGCTAAGCCAGATCGAGAGGGGCGTCCTGGTAGCCAGCAACTCCCGGGGCCTCTTCGTGCAGCGCCTCTGCCCCATCCCCGTCTCCTGGAATGCGCCCCAGGCACCACCCGGTCCAGGCCCGCATCTGCTGCCCAGCAATGAGTGCGTGGAGCTCTTCAGAACCAACTACTTCTGCAGAG ACTTGGCCAGGTACTTCCAGGGCCTGGGTCCCCCACCCAAGTTCCAGGTGACACTGAATTTCTGGGAGGAGAGCCCCAGCCCCAACCATACCCCAAAGAGTCTTATCACAGTGCAG ATGGAGCAGGCCTTTGCCCGACATTTATTGGAGGAGACTCCAGAGGAGCAGGCAGCCACTCTGTCCCTGCTGCAGAGCCTGGGGGAcccatcttcctcctctcctctctgttcctcctaTCTCCTTTGA